The following proteins are co-located in the Podarcis raffonei isolate rPodRaf1 chromosome 5, rPodRaf1.pri, whole genome shotgun sequence genome:
- the B3GNT7 gene encoding UDP-GlcNAc:betaGal beta-1,3-N-acetylglucosaminyltransferase 7 has translation MFQWKKTLYRSVFLSFLLVVTVTVLQRGMAPSQLLQGQPQKELAVQESMKAQKRDGVLPVASDFWKKQGPALKAAEATEKAVRSWDVTSVNCSANQNFSKEDWFKGLEPNFRQFMLYRHCRYFPMLINHAEKCRGDIHLLIVVKSIITQHDRREAIRRTWGQERDMEGRKVRTLFLLGVASKEEERANYQKLLDYEDRIYGDILQWDFLDSFFNLTLKEVHFLKWFSIYCDHVRYIFKGDDDVYVSPSNILEFLQDQKADNLFVGDVLFKARPIRKKENKYYIPNALYNKNTYPPYAGGGGFVMDGSLAKKLHRVSESLELYPIDDVFLGMCLEVLKVTPVAHAGFKTFGIVKNKNSKMNKEPCFYQSMLVVHKLLPSELLAMWDLVHSNLTCSRKLQIL, from the coding sequence GAAGAAAACCCTCTACAGAAGcgtcttcctctccttcctgctgGTGGTGACGGTGACGGTTTTGCAGCGGGGCATGGCGCCCAGCCAGTTGCTCCAGGGCCAGCCGCAAAAAGAACTCGCGGTCCAGGAGTCCATGAAAGCTCAGAAGCGGGACGGCGTGCTCCCCGTCGCCAGTGACTTCTGGAAGAAGCAGGGCCCGGCTCTCAAGGCCGCGGAAGCGACGGAGAAGGCGGTTCGGTCTTGGGACGTCACCTCCGTCAACTGCTCTGCCAACCAGAACTTCAGCAAGGAGGACTGGTTCAAAGGCCTGGAGCCCAACTTCCGGCAGTTCATGCTGTACCGCCACTGCCGCTATTTCCCCATGCTGATCAACCACGCGGAGAAGTGCCGCGGAGACATCCACCTGCTGATCGTGGTGAAGTCCATCATCACCCAGCACGACCGGCGAGAGGCCATTCGCAGGACGTGGGGCCAGGAGAGAGATATGGAGGGCAGGAAGGTGCGAACCCTCTTCCTCCTGGGCGTGGCCTCCAAGGAAGAGGAGCGGGCCAATTACCAGAAGCTCCTCGACTATGAGGACCGCATCTACGGGGACATCTTGCAGTGGGACTTCCTGGACAGCTTCTTCAACCTCACCCTCAAAGAAGTCCACTTCCTCAAGTGGTTCAGCATCTACTGCGACCACGTGCGGTACATCTTCAAGGGCGACGACGACGTCTACGTCAGCCCCAGCAACATCCTGGAGTTCCTGCAGGACCAGAAGGCGGACAACCTGTTCGTGGGGGATGTCCTCTTCAAGGCCCGGCCCATTCGCAAGAAGGAGAACAAGTACTACATCCCCAACGCCTTGTACAACAAGAACACCTACCCACCTTATGCAGGCGGCGGTGGTTTCGTCATGGATGGCTCCCTGGCCAAGAAGCTCCACAGAGTCTCGGAGAGCCTGGAGCTCTACCCCATTGATGACGTCTTCTTGGGCATGTGCTTGGAGGTCCTCAAGGTGACGCCCGTGGCCCACGCCGGCTTCAAGACGTTTGGCATCGTGAAAAACAAGAATAGCAAGATGAACAAGGAGCCTTGCTTCTACCAGAGCATGCTGGTGGTCCATAAACTCCTCCCCTCAGAGCTGCTGGCCATGTGGGATCTGGTCCACAGTAACTTGACGTGCTCCAGAAAGCTCCAGATCCTTTAG